The Halioglobus maricola genome segment ACTTGAGCCCGGCCCTGGCCAGCTTGATCGAAGTGGCAAGGCTGCTGATCGCATTGTCCTGCCCAAATACGACCATTTGTAGATTTTTCTCGAGCTTCTGCAGCACAGCTTTGTCGTCTGACGACACGGTTTTCGGGGGAATGCGGGCAATCTTGGCGATCACAGTCTCGATATCCCCGACCCCGATCACTTTCTTGCGTTTGGACGCTGAGAGCAGCTGCTGGTAAGCCCCTGCTTCATCGATCACGTCGATAGCCTTGTCGGGCAGGAATCGGTCGGTGATATATCGGTCGGAAAGTTCGGTCGCAACTTTCAGCGCCTTATCTGTATAGCGCAGGCCATGATGCTCCTCAAAACGGGACTTCAACCCTTTGAGAATCTTGTAGGCATCCTCCACGGAGGGTTCCATCACATCGATTTTCTGGAAACGCCGGCTCAAGGCCTTGTCCTTGTCGAAAATGCCACGGTATTCCTGGAACGTCGTCGATCCTACGCAGCGCAGCTTGCCAGAGCTCAGCAAAGGCTTGAGCAAATTCGAGGCATCCATCACGCCGCCTGAAGCTGCTCCGGCACCGATGATTGTGTGCACCTCATCGATAAAGAGAATGGCGTGATCGCGTTTCTTGAGCTCTGCCAGCAGACCTTTGAAGCGCTTTTCGAAATCGCCCCGGTATTTGGTTCCAGCAAGCAGAGATCCGAGGTCCAGTGAATAAACCACCGCGTCCTGCAGCGTCTCAGGCACGTCGCCGTCCACGATTTTCTTCGCCAGGCCTTCGACAATGGCGGTTTTTCCGACACCGGACTCACCCACCAGCAGCGGGTTGTTCTTGCGTCTGCGAGCCAAAATCTGGGCGACACGTTCGACTTCGGGTGCACGACCGATCAGCGGATCGATATGGCCCTCGGCTGCCTCTTTGTTGAGGTTGGTTGCGAAATTGTCGAGGGGATTACCCTCGGAGTCGTCCGCGGCAGATTCTTCGCCCGTCGCAGTATGCTCGGGGTCGGATGATTCGCCCTCTCCCCCCACCTTGGAAATGCCGTGGGTGATGTAGTTGACCACATCGAGACGCGCAACATTCTGGGTCTTGAGGAAAAACACTGCCTGGCTCTCAGACTCACTGAAAATCGCCACCAGCACGTTGGCGCCGGTCACTTCGCTCTTGCCGGAAGACTGAACGTGGAACACAGCCCGTTGCAAGACTCGCTGAAAGCCCAGCGTCGGCTGCGTGTCACGGTCCTCCTCGTCCTCGGGGATCAGCGGCGTTGTCGCGTCGACAAACTCCACCAGGTCGCCACGCAGGCCACCGATATCCGCTCCGCAGGCTTTGAGTACCCGGATCGCACCATTGTTGTCCAGCAGGGCCAGCAACAAGTGCTCCACGGTCATGAATTCGTGCCGCTTCGATCTCGCGTTGCGGAACGCATCATTCAGTGACTGTTCCAGGTCATTACTCAGCATATACCTCTCCCCGGGGGGTCTCCCTCAGTTCTAGCCTTCGGACGCTTCAATTTCGCACAGCAGGGGATGTTCATTCTCCCTGGCGTACTGATTTACCAGCGCCGCTTTGGTCTCGGCAATATCGCGCGTGAAAATACCGCACACACCCTTACCCTGGGTATGTACTGTAAGCATTACGTGGGTAGCCTGCTCCCGGTTCATCCGGAAGTATGTCTCGAGAACCTCCACCACGAATTCCATCGGGGTGTAGTCGTCGTTAAGCAAAACAACTTTAAAAAGCGGCGGACGCTTGACCTCTGGCTTGCTCTCCTCGAGCGCAAGGCCGCCATCGGCATCGTGCTCTTCTTCGCTCAACCGTATGCCGCTGTTGTTTCGGATGTAATCCACGCTACTGCTCACTGCTTCTCACTACTTTTCTTGCGCTGTTAACTACTGGATATGGATACAATACTCGGGTTTTCAAGGGGGAGCAATCTGGTCATCTTCAGGACGCGGCGCTTGCAGGTAGAAATGTTTTAACCGACCATCCCTCATTCATGGCAAAGATTATTTTACTCAACAAACCGTTTCAGGTGCTAAGCCAGTTCAGCGACTCGGATGGACGAGTTACGCTTGCGAACTACTTATCGGCGCCGAATTTTCGAGCGGCAGGTCGGCTGGATTACGATTCCGAAGGATTGCTCCTGCTCACCGACAACGGAACCCTGCAGCAACACATTGCCAATCCACGCCACAAGCAGTGGAAGACCTATCTGGTGCAGGTTGAAGGCGAAATCAGCGATGAAGCATTGAGCGATCTTCGCTCTGGCGTGACTCTCAAGGATGGCCCCACCCTGCCCGCCCGTGCGCGGCGCATAGCAGCGCCCGACCTGTGGCCTCGCCATCCGCCTGTGCGAGAACGCAAGACAATCCCGGATAGCTGGCTGGAACTTTCCATTCGCGAGGGCCGCAATCGCCAGGTTCGACGAATGACGGCGTCAATTGGCTTCCCCACCCTGCGTCTGGTGCGCAGCCAGATCGGGGACTGGGCCCTGAATGATCTCGCCCCCGGAGAGCACCGTACGTTAGAGGTGAACGTGCCAGGACCGAAGACGCCGCGCCGGAAACAGCCGCCGCGACGCGGCCCCCACCAAAGGAGAAAACGATGAGTCAGGATGAGTGTTGGCCACCCCATGTCACGGTCGCTACCGTGATTGAGCGGGACGGCCGCTATCTGATGGTGGAAGAACACGACGAATTGGCCGGCGGACTTGTCTTCAACCAGCCCGCAGGTCACGTCGACCCCGGAGAACGCCTGCTCGATGCTGCACTGCGTGAAACTCTGGAAGAAACCGGCTGGGAGGTTGAGCTGACCGGCGTCATAGGCATCTCATTCGCTACCGCGCCGAACGGCATTACCTACTACCGGACCAGCTTTGCGGCTAGGCCTTTGAAGGCACTTGAAAACGCAGTGATCGACCCCGACATACACCGTGTGCACTGGCTAACCTACGAGGAATTACTCGCCAATTCTGCTAAGATGCGCAGCCCATTGGTACTGCCCACCATAGAGCAGTATCGGATGGGTCACCACTACCCATTGGATTTCGTATACATCGATGAGCCCCAAGGCTGGCACTAAAGTTATCGTCGGAATGTCCGGCGGTGTCGACTCCTCCGTTTCTGCCCTTCTCCTGAAGGAGCAGGGCTACGCGGTGGAAGGCCTGTTCATGAAAAACTGGGACGAGGACGACGGCACCGAATATTGCACCGCGAAGGAAGATTTCGCCGATGCCCAGGCCGTGGCGGACAAGCTGGACATCAAGCTGCACGGCGCCAACTTCGCAGCCGAATACTGGGACAATGTGTTTGAGCATTTTCTCGAAGAGTATCGCGCCGGCCGCACGCCCAATCCGGACATTCTGTGCAACCGTGAAATCAAGTTCAAGGCCTTCCTCGACTACGCAGTGATGCTGGGCGCAGACTACATCGCCACAGGACACTACACCCGGCTGGGTGAAATCGACGGCAAAGCGGCACTGCTGAAAGGGCTGGATGGCAACAAGGACCAGAGCTATTTTCTGCACGCCGTAGGGCATCGCGAGCTCAGTAAAACCTTGTTCCCGGTAGGTGAAATCGAGAAACCGGAAGTGCGGGCGCTGGCTGAGAAGCACGACCTGGCCACAGCCCGGAAAAAGGATTCCACCGGTATCTGCTTTATCGGTGAGCGACGCTTCAAGGACTTTCTACAGCAGTATCTCCCGGCCCAACCCGGCGACATCTACAGCCTGGAAAACGAGCACCTTGGGCGCCACCAGGGCCTGATGTATCACACGATTGGCCAGCGTCAGGGGCTGGGCATTGGCGGCCTCTCAAACCACTCTGAAGCGCCCTGGTACGTGGTCGACAAAGATCTGGAACAAAACCGCTTGCTGGTTGCCCAGGGCAATGAGCACCCGGCGCTGTTCAAGTCTTCGCTGACTGCCAGTGACATCCACTGGATCGCAGGGAACCCACCTGAGCTGCCACTGAGCTGCAGCGCCAAAGTCCGTTACCGCCAGCCTGATCAGGCCTGTACTGTCTCCCGCGAGGGCGATGGCTACCGCATCCATTTTGAGGCACCGCAGCGCGCAGTCACACCGGGTCAGTCGGTCGTACTCTATCAGGGAGACACCTGCCTCGGTGGCGGCGTTATCGAGCAAACAGCATCGTGAGGCAAGATTTGAATCAGCTGCAAAGGCAGACCCTCGCCCTGGCAGGGATCGCTCAGGCCGCCCGCATAGTCGATCAGGTCTCCAAAACCGGGTCCTATCCCATAGAATTTCTTGAATCATCGATTCACAGCTTGTTCGAGTTTGATGCCTCGGATGTCGCCCAGGTATACGGCGGCGCAGCCGGGGTCAAGCTTGGCCTCAACAACCTTTCCGCGCTGCTCGCCAATCGCGACGGTGCAGAAAACCGTGACGTAGTGCGCTATGTTTTCGGCATGCTCTACCTTGAACGGCAGTTTGCCGCCAGCCCTGAGATGATGTCTGTGGTGCACTCGCGGTTGGAGCACACCCAGTTCAAAGCCGAGCACTTCGCAGGGCATGTGGGCCAGGTGTGCCACAGCGTCTCCGGTATCTATCAGGATACGCTCAGCAAGCTCAAGTTTCGCATCAAGGTCTCTGGCAGTGCCCAGCACCTGCAGGACGAGGCCAATGCAGACATTATCCGCGCCCTGTTACTCGCCGGTATCCGCTCGGCCTATCTTTGGCGGCAACTGGGCGGTCATCGCTGGCGACTGCTGTTCCAGCGCCGCAAACTACTTGAGACCGCGCAACAGCTGTCGCGCGACTTAAGCCTGGTGTAAAATTCGCCACCCCGCTATTTACGGAGCTTTTCATGGATTTATCAGCCCTCACCGCAGTTTCCCCCGTCGACGGCCGTTATGGCAGCAAAACCGCCGCCCTGCGGGATGTTTTCAGTGAGTATGGCCTGATCAAGCGTCGCGTACTCGTAGAAATTCGCTGGCTACAATGCCTGGCAACCCACCCGGGTATTCCCGAGGTGCCAGCACTGTCAGGTGCCGCGAATGCTGTGCTAAACACCATCGTCGACGAATTCGCTGAGGTCGATGCCCGCCGTATCAAGGATATCGAAGCGACCACCAATCACGATGTAAAAGCGGTCGAATACTTTATCAAAGAGCGCTTCGCCGGCAACGAGGAGCTCGAAGCCGTATCCGAATTCGTCCACTTTGCCTGCACCTCGGAAGATATCAACAACCTGTCTCACGCTCTGATGCTGCGCGACGGAGTCGATGCTGTACTTGTGCCGGAGATGGAAAAAATCGCCAGCGCGCTGGTTGCACTGGCTAACGAGGCTGCCGCTGTTCCGATGCTGTCGCGCACTCACGGCCAGACTGCCAGCCCCTCGACCATGGGCAAGGAAATCGCTAACGTCGTCGCGCGCCTCCGCCGGCAGCTAACCCTGATCAGCCAGGTCCAGTATCTGGGCAAAATCAATGGCGCCGTGGGTAATTACAACGCCCATTTCTCCGCCTATCCGGAAGTAGACTGGCAGGCCACTGCCGAGTCTTTTGTTACCTCTCTGGGCCTGAGTTGGAACCCTTACACTACCCAGATAGAACCCCATGACTATATGGCTGAACTGTTCGACGCCATAGCCCGCTTCAATACTATCCTGATCGATTTCGACCGGGATATCTGGGGTTATATTTCGCTCGGGTACTTCAAGCAGAAAACGATCGCCGGTGAAGTCGGTTCCTCGACCATGCCGCACAAGGTAAATCCAATCGATTTCGAAAACTCCGAGGGCAACCTGGGCCTTGCAAACGCCGTCCTGGCACACCTTTCCGCCAAGCTGCCTGTGAGCCGCTGGCAGCGCGACCTGACTGATTCGACCGTGCTGCGCAATATGGGTGTAGGTGCTGGGTACTCTCTCATTGCCTATCAGGCATCCATGAAGGGCATCGGCAAGCTACAGCTCAATGCGCAGCGCCTCGCCGATGATCTGGACAACAGCTGGGAAGTACTCGCCGAGCCGATTCAGACCGTTATGCGACGCTATGGGATTGAACAGCCCTACGAGAAGCTCAAGGAGCTCACTCGCGGTCAGGATATGAGCAAGGCTGTTATCCAGGACTTTGTCAGCAAGCTGGACATTCCCGACACGGCGAAGCAGGAACTGCTGGCACTGACCCCTGCCAACTATATCGGCAATGCCATCAGCCAGGCTCAGGCCATCGAATAAATGACACTGACGGCGGGGGCAGAACTCAAGCTCGACCGGGAAGAATTTCTCGCCCGCTACTGGCAGCAGCGCCCGCTACTCATGCGCGGCGCAATACCCGCTTTTGAGCCGCCCATCTCGCGCCATGAACTCGCCGGTCTCGCCTTCGAGAGCGACGTCGAGTCTCGAATTATCGACACCAGGGGCGACAACTGGGAACTGCTTCACGGGCCGTTCTCCGAAGCTGACTATCAGCGCTCGAACCCATGGACCTTATTGGTTCAGGCGGTAGATCATCATGTTCCCGCTGTGGCGCACTTGCGTCGCCTGGTTGACTTTATCCCGAGCTGGCGAGTAGACGATGTGATGGTGAGTTACGCCGTCGACGGCGGCAGCGTGGGGCCACATTACGACAACTACGATGTATTTCTCGTTCAGGGCGAGGGGCGCCGGCGCTGGCAGGTAGGCCAGCATTGCGATTCTTCAACGCCGCTGCTTCCCCATGAGGATTTGCGCATTCTCAGTGACTTCCAGCTGCAGGATGAATTCCTGCTGGAAACGGGGGATATTCTCTACCTACCGCCTGGCGTGGCCCACTGGGGTGTGGCCGAAGGTGAGTGCACCACCTTTTCCATTGGATTTCGGGCCCCCCGGGTCGACGATCTCGTCTCTCGTTTTGCCGATGCACTGCTCGCCGACTCAAACCGCGAGGAGTTCTATCACGACGCCAGGCTGGAACCGGCAAGCCGCGCAGGAGAGATTCGCCCACGTGATCTTGAGCGCGTTCGCGCCCAGTTACTGGCTGCGCTGGACCAACCTGTCGATGACGGCTGGTTCGGGGAACTGGTGACGGAGCCCCGTTACGACGTCACACCTGAAGAAGATGAGCTGACCGAACAGCTAGCGCTACTGGATACCCCTGGTGTGACTGCCCGCCTTGCTCCCGAGAGCAAGCTGGCGTGGCAGCAGGTCGAAACCGGAATCGCCGTCTACGCCAACGGTGGTAATCAGACCTTCCCTCAAACTATTTTGGATGTCCTGTCTCAACTCTGCAGTCATTGGCAGCTCGATAGTGAGACGCTGGCGCGGGCCCTCGGCCAACCAGTGACCCGCGATCTTCTCCACTACCTGTTAGAAAGCGGTAGCATTTATGTCGAGTGATGATGAGTTTATCAGCGGCGTTGCCTACCCCTCGCCATTTGCTGAATTGGCCGTAAAGCTATGCGAAAGTGCATCGCGGTACCTGTACATTCTCAGCCCGCAGTTGGACCCTGACGCATTTGGTAGTGACGCTCTCGCCACAGCCATAAGTGCTCTTGCCCGCCGCAGCCAACAAACCGAAATTCGTATTCTGGTCAGTGACACGCGCGGCATTGTGGGCCGCGGCCACCCACTGCTCAGTCTGGCGCGCCGCATGCCCAGCTCAGTCGAAATTCGCAAGGTGACCGACCATCCTGACTGGCACGGACAGACTGTCGTAATTCGAGACCGGGACGGGGTGCTGTTCAAACCTGGAGAGGCCAACAAGGACGGTTTCTACGAGCCGGATTCGCGAGCCTCGACTGAACGCCACAGGGAACTCTTTCTGGAGTTGTGGCGATTCAGTGAGGCAGACCCCAACCTCCGTACTCTGTCTATCTGAACACGCCATAGCGCGCACAAAAAAGGCGCCCGTAGGCGCCTTTGCGAAGTACCCTTCTCAGGCGAGACTCAGGTGTTAGCGTCGGCCAATATGGCGTTCAAACTAGGACTGGCGCGCATGATCCGCTTAACCGCTGCGCGATCGGCATGGTAATAGCCGTAGCCCTCCTCCTGCACAGGCTTGCCCTGGGCCTGTTCCAACTCGGATATGATGGCTTCTTCCGCCCCGGCAAGCGCTTCCGCGAGAGGCGCAAATTTCGCGGCCAGCGCGGGATCTTCATCCTGCGCCGCGACTGCCTGTGCCCAGTACAGGCCCAGGTAAAAGTGGCTGCCACGATTGTCCAGCTCACCCACCTTGCGCGAGGGTGACTTGTTGTTTTCGAGCAACTTACCGGTGGCAGTATCCAGCGTTTTCGCCAGAATAGCCGCTGCCTGGTTATCCTGCTTGATACCCATATCTTCCAGTGAGACCGCCAGTGCGAGGAATTCGCCCAGAGAATCCCAGCGCAGGTGATTCTCTTCCTGCAACTGCTGAACGTGTTTGGGGGCGGAGCCGCCGGCGCCAGTTTCATACATACCGCCGCCTTTCAGCATAGGCACGATTGAGAGCATCTTGGCCGAGGTACCCAATTCCATAATCGGGAACAGGTCAGTCAGGTAGTCGCGCAATACATTGCCCGTGGCAGAAATCGTGTCGGAACCGCGAATCATGCGTTCCATGCTGCGACGGATGGCCTCAACATAGGTCATGATCCGGATATCCAGACCGTCAGTATCATGATCCTTCAGGTAGGTATTCACCTTTTTGATCAGCTCGATATCGTGTGCGCGATTGCGATCAAGCCAGAAGATGACCGGCGTATCGGACTGGCGTGAGCGAGTGACGGCGAGTTTCACCCAATCGCGAATTGCCTCATCCTTGGTCTGGCAGGCGCGCCAGATATCGCCCGGCTCGACGTCGTGCTGTGTCAGCACATTGCCTGAAGCGTCTACAACGCGCATCACGCCCTCTTCCTCAATCTCGAACGTCTTATCGTGCGAGCCGTACTCTTCGGCTTTCTTGGCCATTAAACCGACGTTGGGAACCGTGCCGCAGGTCGTTGGATCGAATGCGCCATTGGTTTTACAGAAATTGATCATCTCCTGATACAGCACCGAATAGGTGCTTTCGGGCATGACTGCCTTGGTGTCCTTTGGCTTGCCGTCAGGACCCCACATTTTGCCGCCATTGCGGATCATTGCGGGCATGGACGCATCCACGATCACGTCAGACGGCACGTGCAGATTGGTAATCCCTTTCACGGAATCAACCATCGCCAGTTCCGGCCGGTGTTCGTAACAGTCGTGAATATCCTGCGCGATCTCTTCGCGCTTGGAACGTGGCAGTGATTCGATTTTCTCGTAGACGCTTGAGAGGCCGTTGTTGGGATTCACACCCAGCTCTTCGAACAACGCCGCGTGCTTTTCGAACAGGTCCTTATAGAACACTGTCACCGCGTGTCCGAAAACAATGGGATGCGAGACCTTCATCATGGTCGCTTTGACGTGCAGGGACCACATCACACCAGAGTCTTTGGCGTCTTGCATGGTCTCTTCGAGGAACTCACGCAAGGCCTTGGCGCTCATACGCATGCTGTCGACCACCTCGCCCTCAAGCAGTGGCAATTCCTTCTTGACGGACACCGTGCCATCCGGGGAAACGAACTCAATGCGGACATCGCCCGCCTGAGCCATGGTGAATGACTGTTCTGCTGAGTAGAAATCGCCGCCGCGCATATAATCAGCGTGGGAGCGAGATGCCATGCTCCAGGCGCCCATCGAGTGCGGGAATTTTTTTACAAACTGTTTCACCGCACCGGGCGCGCGCCGGTCCGAATTACCTTCGCGCAGAACCGGGTTTACGGCGCTGCCGAGAACTTTGGAGTAGCGAGCTGCCACATCCTTTTCCTCATCGGTCTCCGGTGTCTCAGGATAGTCAGGCAGTGCATAGCCCTGTCCTTGAAGTTCGGCGATACAATCCTTCAACTGAGGCACTGAAGCACTAATGTTCGGCAATTTGATAATGTTGGCGTCAGGGTCCTGCGTGAGCTCACCCAGAAAAGCCAATCCGTCCTGCACCCGCTGTTCCTCAGCAAGGTAGTCGGGAAAACCCGACAAAATACGACCGGCGAGGGAAATATCGGTGATCTTGACGTCGATGTTAGCGGCGCTGGTAAAGGTGCGCACTATAGGAAGCAGAGAGCAGGTGGCCAGAGAAGGCGCCTCATCCGTGAGTGTGTAGTAGATCGTATTAGCGTTGCTTGACATAGTGTCCTCTGATTGAGCGTGTAACGGGGCAATTCCGGAGGCATTCACCGGAATTCAGGCGGCAAATAGTGTACATTATTTCTCAGCATAATTGGCGGAATACTTGGCATGAATGCGGCATGAATTTGGCCAAAGCAGCTATTTTTGCGCTTGAGGCCACCGGGAACGAAGCAAGCCCCACAGGTTCACGTCAACCAGCTCTCCCTTGAGCAGCTGCCGCTCTCGTTGGCGCCCCTCCAGAGTGAACCCCAGGCGCTCCAAAAGGCCATTCGAGGCGTCGTTACGTGGATCAACCCTGGCGTCAATACGGCGCACGGCCATATCGTCAAACGCATAACTGATCAGCCGGCTCACAGCTTCTCTGGCGACCCCTCTACCCCAGTGATGGCGGCCGAGGCCGTAGCCGATCTCAATACGTTCGTGGTCATGTTCGTAACCGAACAAGATACAGCTACCGCAGATCGCCCCGCTGGTTCGATCGCAGATGACCCATTGAATGGCCTCGCGATCGCGGTGCCGTTGCCTGACCTTGTCAAACCAGATCTCAGCGTCGTCCATGCCCCGCCATGTCTCAAAGGGGAGATAGCGATTAACCTCCTCCACGCGATGGATTTTGAGTAGCGCATGCAGGTCGCGATAAGTCACCATTCTCAGCTCGAGTCGCTCCGAGAAAATAGAACCCTCCGGGAGCTGCAGGCGTTCGTTCTCGGGAGGTAGTGCGCTGCTCATATCAGATGCTCTGATCGTCGATAACAACACCGATCTCATTGCCCTCGTACACCAGTTCCCAGATCCGCAAGCCCCCACAGGGCTCCTCGGTGTTCTCGAGCAACCGGCCGTCTGCGAGGGAGAAACGGTAGTGGTGTGCGGCACACTGAATAACACCGCCTGATACCAACGCAGCGTCCAGGGGATGCTCCCGGTGCGGGCATACTGCGTCGACAAGATAGCGCTGGCCATCTCTCTGCAACAACAGGAGTTGATGGTGATCAATCTTGAACGTGCAGGTGTAGCCGTCGTGAAGATTGATCAACTTGTCCAGTGGCACGAAGCGCATGTCACCAATAATTATGAGTTAGTTAGGCCCGATTGAGACTAACCGGTTTTAATCGCGGTCACCAGTCATCGCGACTAGTACTTTCGGACATAGCCAAACGCTTTAATAGGGCTATACTCAATTGAGATGCTCGCGATAGACGGCGCAGAATTGAGAGGAGCTTGCTAGCTCAATCAATGGACGATCTGAAAGGCCTGCTTACAAAGGTCGAACATGTGAAAGATATAACCGAAGGTTATAGGTTTTCTCGACTTACTACAGTGTTTTGGGCGCTGGAGTGTGCTTTATTTGCGCTGATCGTGGTCCAGCTCATTATCGGTCATACTGAGCTTGCACTCGTGTTAGCTGGTCTGGCCGTCGCCATTACCTGCGTCCCTATCCTGATACGCAAGGGAAGGCCCGATCTGGCCACCAATGCGCTTGTTATCATCCTGGCAACACCAGTCTTCGGGCTCATGTGGACGTATAAGGGTTTACACGACGAGGCGATGCTCGCCATACCAGCCCTCATTCTGTTCTCGGCGGTGGTTGGCAGCCGCTGGATCTTTGTCGCCGTAACCGTCTCGGCGATCATTACTGTTTTCCTGATAGGTCTCGCCAATACGACCGGCGTTTACATTCATCAGCTTCAGCCTGGCAACCTCTACACCGCGGCCATGATTATCGTCATCCTTATGGTGACCAGTTTTGCCGTCTGGGTATTCGCCGAAGATATGCGCGCGACCATGGAGCGGCTAAGCCGGGAAATCCATAGGGTAAACGAGTCCCAGTTCAAGATTCGCGAACTGGCACATCACGATGCCCTCACCAGCCTCCCCAATCGGCTACTCGCACGCGAGCAGTTTGAGCATGCATTGGCCGTCAGCCAGCGCACTGACACCAAGGTCTGCCTCATGTTCATGGACCTGGACGACTTCAAGAATGTGAACGATTCCTTCGGCCATCAAGGGGGAGATGAATTTCTACAGGAAACTGCACAGCGCCTGATCAGTACGGTACGCACCACAGATTGTGTATCGCGCCTCGGGGGCGACGAATTTCTCATTATCCTGGAGTCGGTAGATGATGCTGAGCTGATGACCAGTGTTGCCAGCAAAATTTTGCAGGAGGTTAAAAAGCCAGTTGCCATCGGCGACTCTGATATCGTGGTCACTGCCTCCATTGGTATTGCGATAGCGCCAGACGACGGCGAGGACTTCGACACGATCTGCCGCCAGGCAGATATCGCCATGTATCACACCAAGGATTCTGGCCGGAACAACTACCACTTCTTCAATGAGGCAATGCACCAGCGGGTGCAGGACCGCCTTAACATTCTGTCCTATCTTCACGAGGGGCTGAGTAAACGACAGTTTGAGCTTTACTATCAGCCTAAAATTGATCTTGCCACAGGCCGGATCATCGGTGCCGAGGCATTGATTCGATGGCATCACCCTGTTCGCGGCCTGATCACGCCTGATGATTTCATTCCAGTTGCCGAACAATCAGGCTTGATTGAAGAGATGGGCACCTGGGTTGTAGAAGAAGCCTGTCGCTATTGTAAACAGTGTGAAGAGCTGGGACTGATCGAAAGCGACTTCACCATGGCGGTCAACATCTCACCCGTACAGTTCTCCCGCGGGGCCATCACCGAGGTTGTCGATGAAGCCTTGAAGAAGAACGGCCTCGCTGCACAGCGACTGGAACTGGAACTCACCGAATCGCTGCTGATAGACAACAGCGCGTCAATCAAGCGAGCCCTGTTGCAACTGCGAAAACTGGGCGTTGAGCTCGCTATTGATGACTTCGGCACCGGCTACTCGAACCTCGGTTACTTAAAGGCATTTCAGGTCGGTGTGCTTAAGATTGATCGCTCATTTATCAGCAAAATTCTCGAAGCCGAGCAGAGCCGCATTTTGGTCGAGGCCATTATTCAGGTTGCATCGCGCCTGAATATCAAAGTGGTTGCCGAGGGGGTCGAGAGCCAGCAGATGGCTGAAGCCCTGTTCGTGCTTGGCTGCGATCAGGCCCAGGGCTTCCACTGGACGCGCCCGTTGAACGCGATGAAATTCGAAAAATATATGCGTGACCACCAGCGCGAACAGCGACGCAACGGTGGCGCCCCGACCCTGCAGGCTGTAGCCGGTGAGATGCAGTCGAGCGAATTAACGCCCTCCTGAACGCAGCTTATAACTGCTCGATGATTTTTTGCGCCGCAGCGTAGGCCGTAATCCTCTGCGTCTCAACACCCGCTTCCATTTCAGGTAGCAGCTGCTTCACGCCCTCGCTTTGAGATAGCTTGAGCATCAACATCTCGTTGACCAGTTGATGCATCCAATCCCGGTTCTGTTCAGCGCGTTTGGTCGCGAAGGCGCCCTGCGAATGGGCTTCGAAGTAGTAATTGATCAACATACCCCACACTGCATCAATATTGATTTTCTTCAGCGCCGAACAGGTCATCACCTGGGGCGTCCAGAAACTGGTGTGGCGGAGAAGATTCATTGCACTTGTGTATTGCTGGCGCGCGAGGGATGCCAGCTTCTCGCTTTCTCCGTCAGCTTTATTGATGACTAATGCATCGGCCAACTCCATGATGCCTTTCTTGATTCCTTGCAGTTCATCGCCACCACCGGGAAGCATCAGCACCATAAAGAAATCGACCATACCAGCCACCTGGTATTCGCTCTGACCGACACCAACAGTCTCCACAAGGATCACGTCATACCCGGCTGCCTCACACAGCAGCATGGTCTCACGGGTTTTCTGCGCGACACCACCGAGAGCACCCTCGGAG includes the following:
- the hflD gene encoding high frequency lysogenization protein HflD; translated protein: MNQLQRQTLALAGIAQAARIVDQVSKTGSYPIEFLESSIHSLFEFDASDVAQVYGGAAGVKLGLNNLSALLANRDGAENRDVVRYVFGMLYLERQFAASPEMMSVVHSRLEHTQFKAEHFAGHVGQVCHSVSGIYQDTLSKLKFRIKVSGSAQHLQDEANADIIRALLLAGIRSAYLWRQLGGHRWRLLFQRRKLLETAQQLSRDLSLV
- the mnmA gene encoding tRNA 2-thiouridine(34) synthase MnmA, which codes for MSPKAGTKVIVGMSGGVDSSVSALLLKEQGYAVEGLFMKNWDEDDGTEYCTAKEDFADAQAVADKLDIKLHGANFAAEYWDNVFEHFLEEYRAGRTPNPDILCNREIKFKAFLDYAVMLGADYIATGHYTRLGEIDGKAALLKGLDGNKDQSYFLHAVGHRELSKTLFPVGEIEKPEVRALAEKHDLATARKKDSTGICFIGERRFKDFLQQYLPAQPGDIYSLENEHLGRHQGLMYHTIGQRQGLGIGGLSNHSEAPWYVVDKDLEQNRLLVAQGNEHPALFKSSLTASDIHWIAGNPPELPLSCSAKVRYRQPDQACTVSREGDGYRIHFEAPQRAVTPGQSVVLYQGDTCLGGGVIEQTAS
- the clpA gene encoding ATP-dependent Clp protease ATP-binding subunit ClpA produces the protein MLSNDLEQSLNDAFRNARSKRHEFMTVEHLLLALLDNNGAIRVLKACGADIGGLRGDLVEFVDATTPLIPEDEEDRDTQPTLGFQRVLQRAVFHVQSSGKSEVTGANVLVAIFSESESQAVFFLKTQNVARLDVVNYITHGISKVGGEGESSDPEHTATGEESAADDSEGNPLDNFATNLNKEAAEGHIDPLIGRAPEVERVAQILARRRKNNPLLVGESGVGKTAIVEGLAKKIVDGDVPETLQDAVVYSLDLGSLLAGTKYRGDFEKRFKGLLAELKKRDHAILFIDEVHTIIGAGAASGGVMDASNLLKPLLSSGKLRCVGSTTFQEYRGIFDKDKALSRRFQKIDVMEPSVEDAYKILKGLKSRFEEHHGLRYTDKALKVATELSDRYITDRFLPDKAIDVIDEAGAYQQLLSASKRKKVIGVGDIETVIAKIARIPPKTVSSDDKAVLQKLEKNLQMVVFGQDNAISSLATSIKLARAGLKSADKPIGSFLLAGPTGVGKTEVTRQLAMQLGLELVRFDMSEYMERHTVSRLIGAPPGYVGFDQGGLLTDAVTKNPHAVVLLDEIEKAHPEVFNLLLQVMDHGSLTDNNGRKADFRNVILVMTTNAGAENISRRTIGFTQQDHSTDGMEAINRMFTPEFRNRLDSIVQFEPLDEAVILTVVDKFLTELQGQLDEKRVTIDVDEDARLWLVEKGYDRNMGARPMTRIIQEHIKKPLAELVLFGDLAQSGGTALVRLNKADDKLEVRVEEEEVELA
- the clpS gene encoding ATP-dependent Clp protease adapter ClpS; the encoded protein is MDYIRNNSGIRLSEEEHDADGGLALEESKPEVKRPPLFKVVLLNDDYTPMEFVVEVLETYFRMNREQATHVMLTVHTQGKGVCGIFTRDIAETKAALVNQYARENEHPLLCEIEASEG
- a CDS encoding pseudouridine synthase, with protein sequence MAKIILLNKPFQVLSQFSDSDGRVTLANYLSAPNFRAAGRLDYDSEGLLLLTDNGTLQQHIANPRHKQWKTYLVQVEGEISDEALSDLRSGVTLKDGPTLPARARRIAAPDLWPRHPPVRERKTIPDSWLELSIREGRNRQVRRMTASIGFPTLRLVRSQIGDWALNDLAPGEHRTLEVNVPGPKTPRRKQPPRRGPHQRRKR
- a CDS encoding NUDIX hydrolase, producing the protein MSQDECWPPHVTVATVIERDGRYLMVEEHDELAGGLVFNQPAGHVDPGERLLDAALRETLEETGWEVELTGVIGISFATAPNGITYYRTSFAARPLKALENAVIDPDIHRVHWLTYEELLANSAKMRSPLVLPTIEQYRMGHHYPLDFVYIDEPQGWH